One window of the Cryptomeria japonica chromosome 7, Sugi_1.0, whole genome shotgun sequence genome contains the following:
- the LOC131047249 gene encoding putative UPF0481 protein At3g02645, with product MELKNAEEVKFDQDLWLIQIKEGLQIHGEQKEEKEICISVFGVPKELLAMTPEAYIPQCVSIGPYHHSRLQLYEMERYKVSAVRRFEKTLTGGCKFESVVEEVKKYDWQIRNCYHKYLDYNKETLAWLMALDASFVLDCLQFEVERADRPSSQVSSHGKLLGRVLDPTGRSAIHNAIMRDLMMLENQLPLFLLQKLLEMELGSQDKAEERLCKLVTRACKEWSPFMLKMRDSSRLRIKERGHILEVLYYSIVPAPDMDDTISKKNDDGNVLSPDSTYIRRALKALWKALSSLEISLDQLVSALPEGVLKGKPVQLVTQMSTHLVSAFGTLSIKRKEEKDEEKDEERGYSSAETPPTRDELAIPSVSNLYSVGVKFLPTEGDLTTIRFDPRTATLYLPKLRLDSSTEVVLRNLVAFEASAAPGDLIFTRYSDFMNGIIDKEEDVRLLRKSGIIYNHLADDEKVARLWNGLGRCVKLTKVKHLDQVIADVNKHYHKRWPVAVKKNISKYIFGSWKLLTVVAAGILLLLTCLEAFCSVYECKHWWNNTS from the coding sequence ATGGAATTAAAGAACGCCGAAGAAGTAAAGTTCGATCAGGATCTCTGGCTTATTCAAATAAAGGAAGGTCTGCAAATACATGGCgagcaaaaagaagaaaaggagatttGCATATCCGTTTTTGGTGTGCCCAAGGAGTTGTTGGCAATGACGCCAGAAGCGTATATTCCGCAGTGCGTGTCCATTGGACCATATCACCATTCTAGATTACAGCTGTACGAAATGGAGAGATATAAAGTATCTGCTGTGCGAAGGTTTGAGAAGACGCTAACCGGTGGCTGCAAGTTCGAATCAGTAGTGGAAGAAGTGAAGAAGTACGACTGGCAGATCAGGAACTGCTACCACAAATATCTCGACTACAATAAGGAAACCCTGGCATGGCTTATGGCTCTTGACGCCTCCTTCGTGCTTGACTGCTTGCAGTTCGAAGTCGAACGGGCAGACCGGCCTTCTTCACAAGTGTCTTCCCACGGTAAGCTACTGGGCAGAGTTTTGGATCCAACTGGGAGGAGCGCAATCCACAATGCGATTATGAGAGATCTGATGATGCTAGAGAATCAGTTACCTTTGTTTCTCTTGCAGAAGCTGCTCGAAATGGAGTTGGGTTCTCAAGATAAGGCGGAAGAAAGGCTCTGCAAATTGGTGACTCGCGCCTGTAAGGAATGGTCACCATTTATGTTGAAGATGCGGGATAGTTCAAGGCTGCGTATAAAAGAGAGGGGTCACATATTGGAGGTGCTCTACTACTCTATTGTCCCTGCTCCAGACATGGACGATACCATTTCTAAGAAGAATGATGACGGGAATGTCCTGTCACCGGATTCAACGTACATAAGGCGTGCTCTGAAAGCTTTATGGAAGGCCCTCTCTTCGTTAGAAATCAGCCTTGATCAACTTGTCTCGGCACTCCCTGAGGGTGTGTTGAAAGGAAAGCCGGTCCAGTTGGTGACACAGATGTCCACGCATCTTGTTTCCGCTTTTGGAACTCTTTCAATTAAGCGCAAAGAGGAAAAAGATGAGGAGAAAGATGAGGAGAGAGGATATTCCTCTGCGGAAACTCCTCCTACGCGTGATGAATTAGCGATTCCCTCCGTCTCCAATTTATACTCAGTAGGAGTAAAATTCCTTCCAACCGAGGGAGACCTTACCACAATTCGCTTCGACCCGAGGACTGCAACTCTTTATCTTCCCAAATTGAGGTTGGATTCGAGCACGGAAGTAGTTCTCAGGAATTTGGTGGCGTTCGAAGCTTCGGCGGCTCCTGGTGATTTGATCTTCACTCGTTATAGTGATTTCATGAACGGCATCATCGACAAAGAGGAAGATGTTCGGCTTCTGAGAAAAAGCGGGATTATCTACAATCATCTGGCAGACGACGAGAAAGTGGCAAGACTGTGGAATGGCTTGGGTAGATGCGTGAAATTGACGAAAGTAAAACATTTGGATCAAGTTATAGCGGATGTCAACAAGCATTATCACAAGAGATGGCCCGTTGCCGTTAAGAAGAACATAAGCAAATACATATTTGGTTCATGGAAGCTCCTCACTGTTGTGGCCGCAGGGATACTTTTGCTTCTGACTTGCTTAGAGGCCTTTTGTTCTGTGTATGAGTGTAAACATTGGTGGAACAACACTAGTTAA